One part of the Acidobacteriota bacterium genome encodes these proteins:
- a CDS encoding RsbRD N-terminal domain-containing protein, whose protein sequence is MAPEPVLTNVCRVFAQEWLACTLRTYPAHTNGMFREAGGPFRNPVGSTLRAALTGLTDELFGDFDRERATALVDVVVRLRAVQDFPPAGVTGFVAFARQAARVAETGSPGIPPGLLDLVQRRVTELCDVADVCLAKCRGDLRAIGERAARRRVFVPERLQARAAARAAACGPTGPFVSRVETP, encoded by the coding sequence ATGGCCCCAGAACCCGTCTTGACGAATGTGTGCCGCGTGTTCGCCCAGGAGTGGCTGGCGTGCACGCTCCGGACGTATCCCGCGCACACAAACGGCATGTTTCGCGAGGCGGGGGGTCCCTTCCGCAACCCGGTCGGTTCTACGCTGCGTGCGGCGCTGACCGGGCTCACCGACGAACTGTTCGGCGACTTCGACCGGGAACGCGCGACGGCGCTGGTCGACGTGGTGGTGCGGCTTCGCGCGGTCCAGGACTTCCCGCCGGCCGGAGTGACGGGGTTTGTGGCCTTCGCGAGGCAGGCGGCCCGGGTGGCCGAGACGGGGTCGCCCGGGATCCCGCCGGGGTTGCTCGACCTGGTCCAGCGGCGTGTCACCGAGCTGTGTGACGTTGCTGATGTCTGCCTGGCAAAATGCCGGGGCGATCTTCGCGCAATTGGCGAGCGGGCGGCGCGCCGGCGGGTCTTCGTCCCGGAACGGCTTCAGGCGCGGGCGGCGGCGCGCGCGGCCGCCTGCGGACCGACCGGCCCGTTCGTGTCGCGAGTCGAGACGCCATGA
- the dsrM gene encoding sulfate reduction electron transfer complex DsrMKJOP subunit DsrM — translation MNALSSLIVVFILAAVAWVGGEVVSLHPAFGIVVPALAGVVFVVGFAVRVVGWARVPVPFRIPTTCGQQRSLSWIKSGWLESPWTRTGVVARMALEVLLFRSLFRGTVAAITTEPVSDGHGSQDPAPGPARLVFGEQKWLWLAALAFHWSFLFVVLRHLRFFVEPTPGWVGVLGAIDGFFQVGAPAVYLTDVVLLAALAYLLIRRLTDAQVRFISLFQDYFALYLLVGLVTTGVLMRYFVRPDIIAIKQLTLGLVTLAPAVPTGVSPLFFVHLFLLSVLVAYFPFSKLVHMAGVFLSPTRNLANTNRMRRHVNPWNYPVKVHTYEEWEDEFRDKMKAAGLPVEKV, via the coding sequence ATGAATGCTTTATCGTCGCTCATCGTCGTCTTCATCCTGGCCGCCGTCGCGTGGGTGGGCGGGGAAGTTGTGTCCCTGCATCCCGCGTTCGGCATCGTTGTGCCCGCGCTGGCCGGTGTGGTGTTCGTCGTGGGATTCGCCGTCCGCGTCGTGGGGTGGGCCCGTGTCCCGGTGCCCTTCCGCATCCCGACCACGTGCGGCCAGCAGCGGTCCCTGAGTTGGATCAAGAGCGGCTGGCTGGAGAGCCCGTGGACGCGGACCGGTGTCGTGGCCCGGATGGCGCTCGAGGTGCTCCTGTTCCGTTCGCTGTTTCGCGGCACCGTGGCCGCGATCACGACCGAACCGGTCAGCGATGGACACGGGTCTCAGGACCCCGCGCCCGGGCCTGCCCGCCTGGTGTTCGGCGAACAGAAGTGGCTCTGGCTCGCCGCACTCGCGTTCCACTGGTCGTTCCTGTTCGTCGTCTTGCGGCACCTGCGGTTTTTCGTGGAGCCCACGCCGGGGTGGGTGGGCGTGCTGGGGGCCATCGACGGGTTCTTCCAGGTCGGGGCACCGGCCGTCTACCTGACCGACGTGGTGTTGCTGGCGGCACTGGCGTACCTGCTGATACGGAGGCTGACCGATGCGCAGGTCCGCTTCATCTCGCTCTTCCAGGACTACTTCGCCCTGTACCTGCTGGTCGGGCTCGTGACGACCGGCGTCCTGATGCGCTACTTCGTGCGACCTGACATCATCGCGATCAAGCAGCTGACCCTGGGGCTGGTGACGCTGGCCCCCGCCGTGCCGACAGGGGTCAGTCCACTCTTCTTCGTGCACCTGTTTCTGCTGAGCGTCCTGGTCGCCTACTTCCCGTTCAGCAAGCTCGTACACATGGCGGGCGTCTTCCTGAGCCCGACCAGGAACCTCGCCAACACGAATCGGATGCGGCGGCACGTGAACCCGTGGAACTACCCCGTGAAGGTCCACACGTACGAAGAATGGGAAGACGAGTTCCGCGACAAGATGAAGGCGGCGGGACTTCCCGTCGAGAAGGTATAG
- a CDS encoding (Fe-S)-binding protein, translating to MADQTPGPDALAKVDFRPKGKTWLEPHPEFRKGTYCYSAAPKNLTYLGLPNPREWQPFNDDWKLPPDWKTIILDGMRERLDRYRSFRLFMDICVRCGACADKCHFYLGSGDPKNMPVLRAELIRSVYRRYFTPAGRIFGAVVGARDLTEDVLKEWFYYFYQCTECRRCSVFCPYGIDTAEITMIGRELLTLVGCNINWVIEPVANCFRTGNHLGIQPHGFKDSIDFAVDELEEITGIRVEAPINRKGADVLFVMPSADYFGTPHYYTLLGYLMLFHEIGLDYTLSAYASEGGNFGLFTSHEMIKRLNAKVYAEARRLGVKWIIGGECGHMWRVLHQYMDTMNGPADFLQVPVSPITGTRFEHAASTRMVHICEFTADLIRHGRLNLDPSRNDHWNVTFHDSCNPSRAMGLLEEPRYIIRNVCKAFHEMPEDTIREKTFCCGSGSGLGTDENLEMRLRGGFPRANAVRHVRDKHGVNLLACICAIDKATLPPLLEYWAPGVDVAGVHELLGNALVMRGERERTTDLRGEPLTAREEASAHA from the coding sequence ATGGCCGATCAGACGCCGGGGCCGGACGCGCTCGCCAAGGTCGATTTCCGTCCGAAAGGGAAGACGTGGCTGGAGCCCCATCCCGAGTTTCGAAAGGGGACGTACTGCTACAGCGCCGCCCCGAAGAACCTGACGTATCTCGGCCTGCCGAACCCGCGCGAGTGGCAGCCGTTCAATGATGACTGGAAGCTGCCGCCGGACTGGAAGACGATCATCCTCGACGGCATGAGGGAGCGGCTCGACCGCTACCGGTCGTTCCGGCTGTTCATGGACATCTGCGTGCGGTGCGGGGCGTGCGCGGACAAGTGCCATTTCTACCTGGGGTCGGGCGACCCCAAGAACATGCCGGTGCTGAGAGCCGAGCTGATCCGGTCGGTGTACCGGCGGTACTTCACGCCGGCGGGCCGGATCTTCGGCGCGGTCGTCGGCGCGCGCGACCTCACCGAGGACGTGCTGAAGGAGTGGTTCTACTACTTCTACCAGTGCACGGAATGCCGGCGATGCTCGGTGTTCTGCCCGTACGGGATCGACACCGCCGAGATCACGATGATCGGGCGAGAACTGCTGACGCTGGTGGGTTGCAACATCAACTGGGTCATCGAGCCGGTGGCCAACTGTTTCCGGACCGGCAACCACCTGGGGATCCAGCCTCACGGCTTCAAGGACAGCATCGACTTCGCCGTCGATGAGCTCGAGGAGATCACCGGGATCCGGGTCGAGGCACCGATCAACCGCAAGGGCGCCGACGTGCTTTTTGTGATGCCGTCGGCCGACTACTTCGGCACGCCGCACTACTACACGCTGCTCGGCTACCTGATGCTCTTCCACGAGATCGGGCTCGACTATACGTTGAGCGCCTACGCGTCGGAAGGCGGCAACTTCGGCCTGTTCACCTCCCACGAGATGATCAAACGGCTCAACGCCAAGGTGTATGCGGAGGCCAGGCGGCTGGGCGTCAAGTGGATCATCGGCGGCGAGTGCGGCCACATGTGGCGGGTGCTGCACCAGTACATGGACACGATGAACGGGCCGGCGGACTTCCTCCAGGTGCCCGTCTCGCCGATCACGGGTACGCGGTTCGAGCACGCGGCCTCGACCAGGATGGTGCACATCTGTGAGTTCACGGCCGACCTCATCCGGCACGGCCGTCTGAATCTCGATCCGTCCCGCAACGACCACTGGAACGTGACGTTCCACGACTCGTGCAATCCGTCGCGGGCCATGGGCCTGCTCGAGGAGCCGCGGTACATCATCCGGAACGTCTGCAAGGCTTTCCACGAGATGCCCGAAGACACGATTCGCGAGAAGACGTTTTGCTGCGGGAGCGGGTCGGGGCTGGGCACCGACGAGAACCTCGAGATGCGGCTGCGCGGCGGGTTCCCCCGTGCCAACGCCGTGCGGCACGTCCGCGACAAGCACGGGGTCAACTTGCTGGCCTGCATCTGCGCCATCGACAAGGCGACGCTGCCGCCGCTGCTCGAGTACTGGGCTCCGGGTGTGGACGTCGCCGGTGTGCACGAACTGCTCGGTAACGCGCTGGTCATGAGAGGCGAGCGCGAACGGACGACCGACCTGCGCGGCGAGCCTCTGACGGCCCGGGAGGAGGCATCCGCCCATGCGTGA
- the dsrJ gene encoding sulfate reduction electron transfer complex DsrMKJOP subunit DsrJ yields MRDRAVIIVALACFLVVLSTPVWYARAAGVTAKAPELKRPATEKACVMPVAYMRASHMDLLMTWRDDVVRRNARTWVSPDGKTFTKSLTGTCLRCHANKAEFCDRCHAYSNVTPYCWDCHVDPALIQRSGP; encoded by the coding sequence ATGCGTGACCGTGCCGTGATTATTGTGGCGCTGGCGTGCTTTCTGGTCGTGTTGAGCACGCCCGTGTGGTACGCGCGGGCGGCCGGGGTGACGGCGAAGGCACCCGAACTGAAGCGGCCTGCGACGGAAAAGGCCTGTGTCATGCCGGTGGCGTACATGCGCGCGTCGCACATGGACCTCCTCATGACGTGGCGTGACGACGTCGTGCGCCGAAACGCGCGCACCTGGGTGTCGCCCGACGGGAAGACCTTCACGAAGAGCCTGACGGGGACCTGCCTTCGCTGTCACGCGAACAAGGCGGAGTTCTGCGACCGGTGCCACGCGTACTCGAACGTGACCCCGTACTGCTGGGATTGCCACGTCGACCCAGCCTTGATTCAGAGGAGCGGGCCATGA